The following are encoded together in the Vigna angularis cultivar LongXiaoDou No.4 chromosome 9, ASM1680809v1, whole genome shotgun sequence genome:
- the LOC128193892 gene encoding uncharacterized protein LOC128193892: protein MAPRLPPPPQPTEPDASNNARLLETVIDRLQQQNTTLMEQNATLMQQNQSAMQSLEASRANSETTQRQLMEILAATRHNSGASSSNAAPPTAEWSLESFLQHHPAKFSGKCLPDEADQWLRDMERIYNAKRCPDESRLAFTEYLLTGEASHWWTSVKAILTDAQNPITWAVFRGKFYEEYFPDNVRYAKEVEFLQLAQGAKSVSEYTNTFKHLLRFNTMATSEEWQCRKFENGLRSDLKVLISSLCIRSFPAMVERAKVLEKNMAEAEQQKKQQASRGPILSRPNVNRNRTPYARPAQSSGSQAMVVAGQANQPGPVRCFQCGGPHFRSSCPQLVGGKYCTRCKRNGHLENECNMGGRAVMRPPNAGRTQQGRGGRAQAAGRVYAITGAEAASSGTLITSTCLLYGMKCCVLFDSGATHSFISKACVDKLGLAESEMQFDLVVSTPAAGEVRTSTVCVRCPIEVEGRRYKVNLICLPLKDL, encoded by the coding sequence atggcacctagactccctcctccacccCAACCTACGGAACCTGAtgcgtccaacaacgctaggttgttggagacggTGATAGACCGCTTACAGCAACAGAACACGACACTGATGGAACAAAATGCCACTCTAATGCAGCAGAATCAGAGTGCCATGCAGAGTTTGGAAGCTTCGCGTGCCAACTCTGAAACAACACAAAGACAACTGATGGAGATCTTAGCAGCGACCAGGCATAATTCAGGGGCGTCTTCTTCCAACGCTGCCCCGCCTACTGCCGagtggagcttggagagttttctccaacaccatccggccAAATTCAGTGGAAAATGCCTTCCTGATGAGGCGGACCAGTGGCTGAGAGACATGGAACGTATCTACAATGCTAAGAGGTGTCCGGATGAAAGCCGCCTGGCTTTTACAGAGTACTTACTGACTGGTGAAGCTAGCCACTGGTGGACGAGTGTGAAAGCCATCTTAACGGACGCTCAGAATCCCATCACCTGGGCTGTTTTCAGAGGCAAATTTTACGAAGAGTACTTCCCGGACAACGTTCGTTACGCTAAGGAAGTTGAGTTTCTTCAACTGGCGCAAGGAGCGAAGTCTGTGTCGGAGTATACCAACACTTTTAAACATCTTCTGAGGTTCAACACGATGGCCACCAGTGAGGAGTGGCAGTGTAGGAAATTCGAGAACGGACTGCGGAGTGATTTGAAGGTATTGATTTCCAGTTTGTGCATCCGGTCGTTCCCAGCCATGGTTGAGAGGGCTAAAGTATTAGAGAAAAATATGGCTGAGGCGGAACAACAGAAGAAACAACAGGCGTCAAGAGGACCAATTCTGTCGAGACCTAATGTGAATCGGAACAGGACCCCATACGCTCGTCCAGCTCAGTCGAGTGGTTCACAAGCTATGGTAGTTGCTGGACAAGCAAATCAACCGGGGCCGGTCAGATGTTTTCAGTGCGGAGGACCCCATTTTAGATCATCATGCCCTCAGTTGGTTGGAGGGAAATATTGCACTCGATGTAAAAGAAACGGTCATCTGGAGAACGAGTGTAATATGGGCGGACGTGCAGTGATGAGACCGCCGAACGCTGGAAGGACTCAGCAAGGAAGAGGTGGTCGAGCCCAAGCTGCTGGGCGTGTATATGCAATCACGGGTGCGGAAGCAGCGAGTTCAGGTACACTTATCACTAGCACGTGCTTGCTATATGGAATGAaatgttgtgtgctgtttgacTCGGGGgcgacacactccttcatctcgaaggcgtgcgttgataAGCTGGGATTAGCTGAGAGtgagatgcagttcgacttggtggtgtcaaccccagcggctggagaGGTTAGGACATCTACCGTGTGCgttagatgtcctattgaggtaGAAGGGCGTAGATACAAGGTGAATTTGATATGTTTGCCTCTCAAAGACTTATAA